The Massilia sp. H6 DNA window CGGCCTGCTGGCCTGTTTACCCTTTATCGCGCTGGGCAAGGTGCACGGCGGCTGGTGGCCGCTGAACATCATGTTTACGTTGTTGGTCGCAACCGTCGTCATTGGCTTGATGGCCAAGGGCGGCCGGCTCTGCACCACGTTGGCCATCGGCGTGTTCATCGTCGGTGGCGGATTAGTCGAGTATTGGTGGTTCGCAGTGGGCTTGGCGGTCATCTGCTGGAGGTATTGCGCGAGGCCGGCCACGTCGAACCTTGTCGCTCTCGTCGCTTGCTTCGGAGCGCTCTGGCTCGTCAACCAGAACCCGTGGGCGTTCGCGGCCCTGCCATTGATTGTGGCCGCCCCCCGCATCGAGCTATCCATGCCAAGGCTTTCACAGATCTTCTATCTATACTATCCGGCGCACTTGGGCGTACTATTTGTGGTTTCCAAGTTCATGCATTGAAGGGGAGGAGCGATCGCATCACGCTGCATGCGTCGATAGCGCAGCTGGCCACCGGGTGTCATTCTTGCCGTGCGTGAGGCAAGGCGATTGCGCGGCCCTGCAATTGATCCTCGAGTCGAGCACTCAATGTCGTACAGGCCTGCAGGTTCAACGCCACATAGATCGGCCACGTCATGCGAGATTGGAACAGCTCGTCGAAGGTTTTCTCGACATTGCACACGTCAGGGCGCTGGGCGTAGATGCCACAGCGTCCCTGGGTGTCGTTGTAATGCCGGCAAGTGCCGTCACCTCGGTTCAATCCAGCTGTCTGTGGCATCAGCTCAACGGACCTGCAGCACGCCCCGCAATTATTGCAGGGAAACGCTTTCCTCATATTTCGATGCTGGTGACCTGAGGATTACGTAGGTCGACCAGTAATTCACGCGCGCCAGCTAGGGGGGACTCTTTCGTGACAGCCACGATCGCGGCCATCGCATTCGATGCCAACTCGGCGTTACCTTCCGCCAGACCCTTGTCGAGACGTTCAAACATGCCGTTGATGACACCAGCCCGCTCTTTAAATGCGCCATCGAGATAGGTCTTCAAGATTGCAGCATTTTCTTCGATCATCTTGATGTTGATATCGCGCGTCGCGCGGATCGATTCG harbors:
- a CDS encoding TraX family protein codes for the protein MKWCALILMTLDHINKYLFNHTIPALFALGRIAMPLFVFVLAYNLARPGALEKGVYRRTATRLALYGLLACLPFIALGKVHGGWWPLNIMFTLLVATVVIGLMAKGGRLCTTLAIGVFIVGGGLVEYWWFAVGLAVICWRYCARPATSNLVALVACFGALWLVNQNPWAFAALPLIVAAPRIELSMPRLSQIFYLYYPAHLGVLFVVSKFMH
- a CDS encoding YkgJ family cysteine cluster protein; amino-acid sequence: MRKAFPCNNCGACCRSVELMPQTAGLNRGDGTCRHYNDTQGRCGIYAQRPDVCNVEKTFDELFQSRMTWPIYVALNLQACTTLSARLEDQLQGRAIALPHARQE